One Natrinema longum genomic window carries:
- a CDS encoding DUF5611 family protein, whose translation MKEYKMRRGEYLEERIPDMEATVEDYFGPITGTQEFKGSDLFVVAEPDNAVFEKIIVGAVEYSGKKDKLAVEFHERDPTELGPDELEDAGDAVDAKNDFLLEATGRDAKSRRESMKRKVEDDPDHDF comes from the coding sequence ATGAAGGAGTACAAGATGCGTCGCGGTGAATATCTCGAGGAACGAATCCCCGATATGGAGGCGACCGTCGAGGACTACTTCGGTCCCATCACCGGCACCCAAGAGTTCAAGGGCAGTGACCTCTTCGTCGTCGCCGAGCCCGACAACGCCGTCTTCGAGAAGATCATCGTCGGAGCCGTCGAGTACTCCGGGAAGAAGGACAAACTCGCGGTCGAGTTCCACGAACGCGACCCCACCGAACTCGGTCCCGACGAGCTCGAGGACGCGGGCGACGCCGTCGACGCGAAAAACGACTTCCTGCTCGAGGCGACCGGCCGGGACGCCAAGTCCCGCCGCGAATCGATGAAACGGAAGGTCGAAGACGACCCCGACCACGACTTCTAA
- a CDS encoding gamma carbonic anhydrase family protein, whose amino-acid sequence MVDSRSYAFEGDRPTIDDAARVSRDATLVGDVEIDADASVWPGVVLRGDIGPVRIGRETHVGDNATIHASRLGDEVMVGHGAVLNETTVEERALVGFNATINSDVTVGSGSIVAAGTVVPDEYAIPPESFVRGVPAEITPLEETGIDATAILDEFSSGAYTDLADRHEELFE is encoded by the coding sequence ATGGTCGACAGCAGAAGCTACGCATTCGAGGGAGACCGACCGACGATCGACGACGCGGCACGGGTAAGCCGGGACGCAACGCTCGTCGGTGACGTCGAGATCGACGCGGACGCGAGCGTCTGGCCGGGGGTCGTCCTCCGTGGCGATATCGGTCCCGTCCGAATCGGACGGGAGACCCACGTCGGCGACAACGCGACGATTCACGCCTCGCGACTCGGCGACGAGGTCATGGTCGGACACGGAGCCGTGCTCAACGAGACGACCGTCGAAGAACGGGCGCTCGTCGGGTTCAACGCGACGATCAACTCCGACGTCACCGTCGGCAGCGGGAGCATCGTCGCCGCGGGAACCGTCGTTCCGGACGAGTACGCGATCCCACCGGAGTCGTTCGTCCGCGGCGTTCCGGCGGAGATCACGCCACTCGAGGAGACGGGGATCGATGCGACGGCAATCCTCGACGAGTTCTCCTCGGGAGCGTACACGGATCTGGCGGACCGTCACGAGGAACTGTTCGAGTGA
- a CDS encoding DUF7344 domain-containing protein — MNQIYDELFEALANERRRRILFELVDQNSQSEAPVHIDAPPDRTDTRQAVDIELYHVHLPKLDDYGFVDWNRNTSAVEPGERFADIRPVLERLRGQRPEATVKFV; from the coding sequence ATGAATCAGATATACGATGAGTTATTCGAAGCGCTAGCGAACGAACGTCGTCGACGAATACTGTTCGAACTCGTCGACCAGAACTCGCAAAGCGAAGCACCGGTTCACATCGACGCACCGCCGGACAGGACAGATACCCGACAGGCCGTCGATATCGAGTTGTACCACGTTCATCTCCCCAAATTGGACGACTACGGCTTCGTCGACTGGAACCGGAACACGAGCGCCGTCGAACCGGGTGAGCGGTTTGCCGATATCAGACCGGTTCTGGAGCGATTACGCGGGCAGCGACCCGAAGCGACCGTCAAGTTCGTCTGA
- the lrp gene encoding HTH-type transcriptional regulator Lrp has product MTYENLDAKLVNALLGDGRASLRSLAEDLDVSVTTVSNHLSDLEEQGVIDGYTPKVDYDAVGYDVTAVIQLQVEGNALPDVTDTLRDHRQMISVYEVTGDYDVIAIGKFEDTDGMNDQIKQLLTDPDIKASNTSVVLNAVSENEQFELEVDNEE; this is encoded by the coding sequence ATGACGTACGAAAATCTCGATGCAAAGCTAGTGAATGCACTTCTCGGCGACGGGCGAGCGAGTCTGCGAAGCCTCGCCGAGGACCTCGACGTTTCCGTCACGACCGTCTCGAATCACCTCTCGGATCTCGAGGAACAGGGCGTGATCGACGGCTACACGCCGAAGGTCGATTACGATGCGGTCGGCTACGACGTGACCGCGGTCATTCAACTCCAGGTCGAAGGCAACGCCCTGCCCGACGTCACCGACACGCTGCGCGACCACCGCCAGATGATCAGCGTCTACGAGGTCACCGGCGACTACGACGTGATCGCCATCGGCAAGTTCGAAGACACCGACGGGATGAACGACCAGATCAAACAATTGTTGACCGACCCCGACATCAAGGCCTCGAACACCAGCGTCGTCCTCAACGCCGTCAGTGAGAACGAGCAGTTCGAACTCGAGGTCGACAACGAGGAGTAA
- a CDS encoding DEAD/DEAH box helicase, whose protein sequence is MTDDLSSSARDDDIESRDDDPESPTDEFTIADFHDASQQAGRPVLTAAAVSRALEVPHEAASEHLEDLADRGDLERLSVSTDPVVWYPSELEDLTDRERVIVFPKRREIVVDRPDQFTRAQLSQFAHLADANGEQGYRYVVRPADVWGTPHDSFEELARTMRQALGQRSDALEEWVHSQWERAHQFRLVTHEEGYTVLEAQSPEIMGNVARQKLDEEHVHAPISETEDWVREGSEAAIKRILYEAGYPVQDHRELESGEELPIDLEVRLRDYQRTWVDRFADAGEGVFVGPPGSGKTVAAMGAMAHVDGETLVLVPSRDLAQQWADTIVEYTSLEPHQIGQYHGGQKNVRPVTIATYQIAGMDRHRSLFDDREWGLVIFDECQHVPSDVYRRSTHLQSKHRLGLSASPIREDDRQTEIFTLVGPPIGTDWDALFEAGFVAEPELEIRYVPWGDDEQANAYGSADGREKYRIAARNRGKIDEVRYLLSAHPDSKAIVFVDYLEQGRELAAALEVPFLSGETPHHERRRLLEEFRRDERTLLLVSRVGDEGIDLPTADLAIVASGLGGSRRQGTQRAGRTMRPAGGALVYVLATRGTREEDFARKQLQHLGRKGMTIRERTVEREDE, encoded by the coding sequence GTGACCGACGACCTGTCCTCGAGTGCCCGCGACGACGACATCGAGTCGCGGGATGACGACCCCGAGTCCCCGACCGACGAGTTTACCATCGCCGACTTTCACGACGCCAGCCAGCAGGCGGGACGGCCCGTACTGACCGCCGCAGCCGTCTCCCGCGCGCTCGAGGTCCCCCACGAGGCCGCCAGCGAACACCTCGAGGACCTCGCCGACCGGGGCGACCTCGAGCGCCTCTCGGTCTCGACCGATCCGGTCGTCTGGTACCCGAGCGAGCTCGAGGATCTGACCGACCGCGAACGGGTGATCGTCTTCCCGAAGCGCCGGGAAATCGTCGTGGATCGGCCCGATCAGTTTACCCGCGCACAGCTCTCCCAGTTCGCCCATCTCGCCGACGCGAACGGCGAGCAGGGGTATCGCTACGTCGTTCGACCGGCCGACGTCTGGGGGACGCCCCACGATTCCTTCGAGGAACTCGCACGAACGATGCGACAGGCGCTCGGGCAACGCTCCGACGCGCTCGAGGAGTGGGTCCACAGCCAGTGGGAGCGAGCCCACCAGTTCCGGCTCGTGACCCACGAGGAGGGATACACCGTCCTCGAGGCCCAGAGCCCGGAGATCATGGGCAACGTCGCCCGGCAGAAACTCGACGAGGAACACGTCCACGCGCCGATCTCCGAGACCGAAGACTGGGTCCGGGAGGGGTCGGAGGCCGCGATCAAGCGCATCCTCTACGAGGCCGGTTATCCCGTCCAGGACCACCGCGAACTCGAGTCCGGCGAGGAGTTGCCGATCGATCTCGAGGTACGGCTCCGTGACTACCAGCGGACCTGGGTCGATCGCTTCGCCGACGCCGGGGAGGGGGTCTTCGTCGGCCCGCCGGGCAGCGGCAAGACCGTCGCCGCGATGGGCGCGATGGCCCACGTCGACGGCGAGACCCTCGTCCTGGTGCCGAGCCGCGACCTCGCCCAGCAGTGGGCCGACACGATCGTCGAGTACACCTCGCTCGAGCCCCATCAGATCGGCCAGTACCACGGCGGGCAGAAGAACGTCCGGCCGGTGACGATCGCGACCTACCAGATCGCGGGGATGGACCGACACCGCTCGCTGTTCGACGACCGCGAGTGGGGGCTGGTGATCTTCGACGAGTGTCAACACGTTCCCTCGGACGTCTACCGACGGAGTACACATCTCCAGTCCAAACACCGCCTCGGCCTCTCGGCGAGTCCGATCCGGGAGGACGACCGCCAGACCGAGATCTTTACCCTGGTCGGCCCGCCGATCGGGACCGACTGGGACGCCCTGTTCGAGGCCGGCTTCGTCGCCGAGCCCGAACTCGAGATCCGCTACGTGCCGTGGGGTGACGACGAACAGGCAAACGCCTACGGCTCGGCCGACGGCCGAGAGAAGTACCGGATCGCCGCCCGAAACCGGGGGAAGATCGACGAGGTTCGATACCTGCTGTCGGCCCACCCCGACTCGAAGGCGATCGTCTTCGTCGACTACTTAGAGCAGGGCCGCGAACTCGCCGCGGCCCTCGAGGTTCCCTTCCTCAGCGGCGAGACGCCCCACCACGAGCGCCGGCGGCTGCTCGAGGAGTTCCGCCGCGACGAGCGGACGCTGTTGCTCGTCTCGCGAGTCGGCGACGAGGGGATCGACCTGCCGACGGCGGATCTGGCGATCGTCGCCTCGGGGCTGGGTGGCTCCCGACGGCAGGGAACCCAGCGAGCCGGCCGGACGATGCGGCCCGCCGGCGGCGCGCTCGTGTACGTCCTCGCGACGCGAGGCACGCGCGAGGAGGACTTCGCCCGCAAACAGCTCCAGCACCTGGGCCGCAAGGGGATGACGATCCGCGAGCGGACGGTCGAGCGCGAGGACGAGTGA
- a CDS encoding aminomethyltransferase family protein, giving the protein MSVIESIHEDHGATFGERADRRIVDHYGRPERTHRAVRNGVGLLELAYGVIVVEGDDRVEYVDNVVSNRVPAADGQGCYALVLDPQGGIEVELYVYNAGERLLLFTQPESAEPLAEEWAEKVFIQDVDIRVATDDFAVFGIHGPQATEKVASVLNGAGSPDERYSFVRGTMGDEGVSVIRTDALTGEESYEVICAADDAAAVHDTLLNQGLNAAPFGYRTVESLALEAGSPLFHTELEGTLPNVLGLRTALDFEKGCYVGQEVVSRVENRGQPSRRLVGLTLEGEAVPESGAAVFDGDASVGEVTRAGKSPMLGAVIALAIVDYDLESDELTVRVDGDEVAATRTELPFVEGSDRSARLPVYQ; this is encoded by the coding sequence ATGAGCGTCATCGAGTCGATCCACGAGGATCACGGGGCCACGTTCGGCGAGCGCGCCGACCGCCGGATCGTCGACCACTACGGCCGGCCGGAGCGGACCCATCGGGCGGTCCGCAACGGCGTCGGCCTGCTCGAACTGGCCTACGGCGTGATCGTCGTGGAGGGCGACGACCGCGTCGAGTACGTGGATAACGTGGTCTCGAACCGCGTCCCGGCGGCAGACGGGCAGGGCTGTTACGCGCTCGTGCTCGACCCCCAGGGTGGGATCGAGGTGGAACTCTACGTCTACAACGCGGGCGAGCGCCTCCTGCTCTTTACCCAGCCCGAGTCCGCCGAGCCCCTCGCCGAGGAGTGGGCCGAGAAGGTGTTCATTCAGGACGTCGACATCCGCGTCGCGACCGACGACTTTGCCGTCTTCGGGATCCACGGTCCCCAGGCGACCGAGAAGGTCGCGAGCGTGCTCAACGGGGCCGGCTCACCCGACGAGCGCTACTCCTTCGTCCGCGGGACGATGGGCGACGAGGGCGTCTCCGTCATCCGAACCGACGCGCTCACCGGCGAGGAGAGCTACGAAGTGATCTGTGCCGCCGACGACGCCGCGGCCGTCCACGACACGCTGCTCAACCAGGGACTCAACGCCGCTCCCTTCGGTTATCGAACCGTCGAGAGCCTCGCACTCGAGGCCGGCTCGCCGCTCTTTCACACCGAACTCGAGGGGACGCTGCCCAACGTACTCGGCCTGCGAACGGCGCTGGACTTCGAGAAGGGCTGTTACGTCGGCCAGGAGGTCGTCTCCCGCGTCGAGAACCGCGGTCAGCCCAGTCGACGGCTCGTCGGGCTGACCCTCGAGGGCGAGGCGGTCCCCGAATCGGGCGCTGCGGTCTTCGACGGCGACGCGTCAGTCGGCGAGGTGACCCGCGCGGGAAAGAGCCCGATGCTCGGGGCCGTTATCGCGCTCGCGATCGTCGACTACGATCTGGAAAGCGACGAGTTGACCGTCCGAGTCGACGGCGACGAGGTGGCCGCGACCCGCACTGAACTGCCGTTCGTCGAGGGATCGGATCGATCGGCGCGCCTCCCCGTCTACCAGTAG
- the pdhA gene encoding pyruvate dehydrogenase (acetyl-transferring) E1 component subunit alpha, which produces MSGDVLERDLFDREPDDRIQVLDADGTVVAPELEPTLAAETLRSMYRDIRFSRRFDERMISLQRQGRMGTYSSLAGQEGSQIGSTYALVDDDLLSFQYREHGALVARGLPWEYLLYWMGHEDGNAALADIDVFPLNISIASHLPHAVGWSWAAKLNGDDRVSVVHFGDGSTSEGDFHEAMNFAGVFDTPNVFFCNNNQWAISIPREQQTASATIAQKAHAYGFEGVQVDGMDPLATYVVTAAAREKALEADGDRPRPTLIEAVQYRYGAHTTADDPSVYREDEEVEQWRERDPIDRFESYLRTEGVLDDDRIDAIETEIEETLATLVDRAEDVAVDPSEMFEYAYAEPTPRLEAQRDALADLRERHGDSELLEDE; this is translated from the coding sequence ATGTCAGGAGACGTCCTCGAGCGCGACCTCTTCGATCGGGAGCCCGACGATCGGATCCAGGTGCTCGACGCCGACGGGACCGTCGTCGCGCCGGAGCTAGAGCCCACTCTCGCGGCGGAGACGCTGCGATCGATGTACCGCGATATTCGGTTTTCCCGCCGGTTCGACGAACGAATGATCAGCCTCCAGCGTCAGGGTCGCATGGGAACGTATTCGTCGCTGGCGGGACAGGAAGGGTCCCAGATCGGGTCGACGTACGCGCTGGTCGACGACGACCTGCTTTCCTTTCAGTACCGCGAACACGGTGCCCTGGTCGCGCGCGGACTCCCCTGGGAGTACCTGCTGTACTGGATGGGCCACGAGGACGGCAACGCCGCGCTGGCGGATATCGACGTCTTCCCGCTGAACATCTCGATCGCCAGCCACCTCCCACACGCGGTGGGCTGGTCGTGGGCGGCGAAACTGAACGGCGACGACCGCGTGAGCGTCGTCCACTTCGGCGACGGCTCGACGTCGGAAGGGGACTTCCACGAGGCGATGAACTTCGCGGGCGTGTTCGACACCCCGAACGTCTTCTTCTGTAACAACAACCAGTGGGCCATCTCGATCCCCCGCGAACAGCAAACCGCGAGTGCCACGATCGCACAGAAGGCCCACGCCTACGGCTTCGAGGGCGTCCAGGTCGACGGAATGGACCCGCTGGCGACCTACGTCGTCACGGCGGCCGCTCGAGAGAAGGCCCTCGAGGCCGACGGCGACCGGCCGCGACCGACGCTGATCGAAGCGGTTCAGTATCGCTACGGCGCACACACGACGGCGGACGACCCGAGCGTCTACCGGGAGGACGAGGAGGTCGAACAGTGGCGCGAGCGGGACCCGATCGACCGGTTCGAGTCCTACCTGCGAACCGAGGGTGTCCTCGACGACGACCGGATCGACGCGATCGAAACCGAAATCGAGGAGACGCTCGCGACGCTCGTCGATCGCGCCGAAGACGTCGCTGTCGACCCCAGCGAGATGTTCGAGTACGCCTACGCGGAGCCAACCCCCCGACTCGAGGCACAACGCGACGCCCTCGCGGACCTGCGGGAACGCCACGGCGACAGCGAATTACTCGAAGACGAGTAA
- a CDS encoding DUF7093 family protein, with the protein MALRCSLLGHDFGDPDVEREREERGSEVVVTVQEYEECTRCGERNVISENTEVTSLTTGTDDSLPDEPDTEPPEPPLESDAETTDAEFVDAGAAESAAPETEPQDTAADAAATDDDEFELPTDENGDPVTDDGEILEDDEPSVARDRDHGEWPDSDDVGPPVDADSEPATWPVDPADDEPAPDDDPDPASIDDDAVVLESDEAARLGADSADGDGAATGEADARSVTADHPTDDRAAADADTDPTADHGTGIERADSVPAPAESDATPDEDVPTEFYCPRCEFVAAGDRGSLRTGDICPDCRKGYLSERERR; encoded by the coding sequence ATGGCCCTTCGATGTTCGCTGCTCGGACACGACTTCGGCGATCCCGACGTCGAACGCGAGCGCGAAGAACGGGGCAGCGAGGTCGTCGTGACCGTCCAGGAGTACGAGGAGTGTACCCGGTGTGGCGAGCGAAACGTCATCAGCGAGAACACCGAAGTGACCAGCCTCACCACAGGGACGGACGACTCGCTCCCCGACGAACCCGATACCGAACCGCCCGAACCACCACTCGAGTCCGACGCGGAGACGACGGACGCCGAGTTCGTCGACGCCGGTGCGGCCGAGTCGGCCGCTCCGGAGACCGAGCCACAAGACACGGCAGCGGACGCGGCGGCGACCGACGACGACGAGTTCGAGCTTCCGACCGACGAGAACGGCGATCCGGTCACCGACGACGGTGAGATCCTCGAGGACGACGAGCCGTCGGTCGCTCGGGATCGCGACCACGGCGAGTGGCCCGATTCGGACGACGTCGGCCCGCCGGTCGACGCGGATTCCGAGCCAGCCACCTGGCCGGTCGACCCGGCCGACGATGAGCCGGCTCCCGACGACGATCCCGATCCGGCTTCGATCGACGACGATGCCGTCGTCCTCGAAAGCGACGAGGCAGCACGTCTCGGAGCCGACAGCGCAGACGGCGACGGAGCGGCCACGGGGGAAGCCGACGCCCGATCGGTGACGGCCGACCACCCGACCGACGATCGCGCCGCTGCCGACGCCGATACCGACCCCACGGCCGATCACGGCACCGGCATCGAACGCGCCGACTCCGTGCCAGCACCGGCCGAGAGCGACGCGACGCCCGACGAGGACGTCCCGACGGAGTTCTACTGTCCGCGGTGTGAGTTCGTCGCCGCCGGCGACCGCGGGTCCCTGCGTACCGGCGACATCTGTCCCGACTGTCGGAAAGGCTATCTCAGCGAGCGCGAGCGACGGTAG
- a CDS encoding TrmB family transcriptional regulator, producing the protein MTKDDTTTEAISLLQDLGLQEYEARCFIALNRLPSGTAKEIHEISEVPRTRVYDAIRVLESQGLVEVQHTSPQVYRAVSIDEATQTLRQKYNDRIETLQTYLENTEVQNVEKDDQLQEVWSLTGHEAIESRTIDLIDEAESEIALLVVDEDILSEALFDGLRSAVTRDLSLVLGGQTDAIMEQLETEVATTHVFETGLEWLTGFESEGEVAISRILLVDRETLLIGSYYPNVPDGRAKEQAVFARGLENGVVVLLRRLVTAGLPQIEDPGI; encoded by the coding sequence ATGACAAAGGACGACACTACAACGGAAGCAATTAGCCTGTTACAGGACCTCGGGCTACAGGAGTACGAAGCGCGCTGTTTTATAGCGTTGAACAGACTGCCCAGTGGAACGGCAAAGGAGATACACGAGATATCCGAGGTCCCACGAACGAGGGTATACGACGCGATCCGTGTCCTCGAGTCACAGGGGTTGGTCGAAGTACAGCACACGAGCCCGCAGGTGTATCGCGCCGTCAGTATCGACGAGGCGACACAGACCCTGCGTCAGAAGTACAACGACCGGATCGAGACGCTCCAGACGTACCTCGAGAACACGGAGGTACAAAACGTCGAGAAAGACGACCAGCTCCAGGAAGTCTGGTCGCTGACCGGTCACGAGGCGATCGAGTCGCGAACGATCGACCTCATCGACGAAGCCGAATCCGAAATCGCACTGCTCGTCGTCGACGAAGACATCCTCTCCGAGGCGCTGTTCGACGGCTTGCGCTCGGCCGTGACTCGAGACCTCTCGCTCGTCCTGGGCGGACAGACCGACGCGATTATGGAGCAACTCGAGACGGAAGTCGCGACGACGCACGTGTTCGAGACCGGCCTCGAGTGGCTCACCGGGTTCGAAAGCGAGGGCGAGGTCGCGATCAGTCGAATCCTGCTCGTCGACCGCGAAACGCTCCTGATCGGCTCGTACTATCCGAACGTCCCCGACGGGAGAGCGAAAGAGCAGGCGGTCTTCGCCCGGGGCCTCGAGAACGGGGTCGTGGTGCTCCTTCGCCGACTGGTGACTGCGGGGTTGCCACAGATCGAAGATCCGGGGATCTGA
- a CDS encoding DUF6432 family protein — protein MRAKREYRNREGTEVAVLDALVDRVDDGMTVFELRAAVEVDIDELEEALSTLKDDDLIVVESGSETVIKPADRVVPDAPTDEDEDQSIGDWLRERIPF, from the coding sequence ATGAGAGCAAAGCGGGAGTACCGGAACCGGGAGGGGACGGAGGTGGCGGTACTCGACGCGCTGGTCGATCGCGTCGACGACGGGATGACCGTCTTCGAACTCCGCGCGGCCGTCGAGGTGGATATCGACGAACTCGAGGAGGCCCTGTCGACGCTCAAAGACGACGACCTGATCGTCGTCGAATCGGGATCGGAGACGGTGATCAAGCCCGCCGACCGCGTGGTTCCCGACGCGCCGACCGACGAGGACGAGGACCAGTCGATCGGGGACTGGCTCCGCGAGCGGATTCCTTTCTGA
- a CDS encoding helix-hairpin-helix domain-containing protein has product MSQSESPIRAMFDAQRTAVKQSQQLFKQSMATQRNADTMALTGLKGQKSLQRQQLELAQAATHGYLSATAAMLPTDDAPEAHRTIDETFGQLKTTHTEFYDAFERELERDVDSATELSEEFVDALDEQTDQLLEMTQSVEDQTVQNVDELSGQLREQLERTQELQDRLEDQLEDQTTDIEELLERQAERIEQFQQQLEAQTESAIQEIPVQGIDEPHTKIETDPEHTLESVEGIDADTRERLSEAGIATIDDLTRAGPEAVAEAADISESQAEEWIEQAEA; this is encoded by the coding sequence ATGAGCCAGTCAGAATCCCCGATTCGAGCGATGTTCGACGCACAGCGAACCGCCGTCAAACAGAGCCAGCAGCTGTTCAAGCAGAGCATGGCCACCCAGCGAAACGCCGACACGATGGCACTCACTGGCCTGAAAGGCCAGAAGTCCCTCCAGCGCCAGCAACTCGAGCTCGCACAGGCGGCGACCCACGGCTATCTCAGCGCGACGGCAGCGATGCTGCCCACCGACGACGCTCCCGAGGCCCACCGGACGATCGACGAGACGTTCGGCCAGTTGAAAACGACCCACACGGAGTTCTACGACGCTTTCGAGCGCGAACTGGAGCGAGACGTCGACTCCGCCACCGAGCTCTCCGAGGAGTTCGTCGACGCGCTCGACGAGCAGACCGACCAGCTCCTCGAGATGACGCAGTCCGTCGAGGACCAGACGGTCCAGAACGTCGACGAGCTCTCGGGGCAGCTCCGCGAGCAACTCGAGCGGACCCAGGAGCTTCAGGACCGGCTCGAAGACCAACTCGAGGACCAGACCACTGACATCGAGGAACTGCTCGAACGACAGGCCGAACGGATCGAGCAGTTCCAGCAGCAACTCGAAGCACAGACCGAGTCGGCGATCCAGGAGATTCCGGTGCAGGGAATCGACGAGCCACACACGAAGATCGAAACCGATCCGGAGCACACGCTCGAGTCCGTCGAGGGAATCGACGCGGACACCCGCGAACGGCTCTCGGAGGCCGGCATCGCGACGATCGACGACCTCACGCGCGCCGGCCCCGAAGCCGTCGCAGAAGCCGCCGACATCTCTGAGAGTCAGGCCGAGGAGTGGATCGAACAGGCCGAGGCCTGA
- the glnA gene encoding type I glutamate--ammonia ligase codes for MTSGNLTETEQAVLDEIEEEDVDFLRLQFTDILGTVKNVSVPARQAEKAFTEGIYFDGSSIEGFVRIQESDMRLKPDPDTFAILPWRQKEESAAARMICDVYDTSTGEPFEGDPRRVLKNALDRANEMGYTVNAAPEPEFFLFEEDEEGRATTKTNDAGGYFDLAPKDLASDVRRDIIYGLESMGFEVEASHHEVAEGQHEINFTYDDALTTADNVGTFRTVVRAIAAQHDLHATFMPKPIPRINGSGMHTHLSLFTEDGENAFHDEDDEFNLSEEAHAFTAGILEHAPAITAIANPTVNSYKRLVPGYEAPVYVAWSDRNRSALIRKPAARTPAASRVELRSPDPSCNPYLALAVMIHAGLDGIEQDLECPDPVRENIYEFDEAKRDEYGIDTLPSNLGAAVDALEEDDAIYNALGDHVSSKFVEAKRQEFEDYLVDVSDWELDRYLETF; via the coding sequence ATGACAAGCGGCAACCTTACTGAGACCGAACAGGCGGTACTGGACGAGATCGAGGAGGAGGACGTCGACTTCCTCCGACTGCAGTTTACCGACATTCTGGGGACGGTCAAGAACGTCTCCGTGCCGGCGCGACAGGCCGAGAAGGCCTTTACCGAGGGGATCTACTTCGACGGTTCTTCTATCGAGGGCTTCGTTCGCATTCAGGAATCGGACATGCGGCTCAAACCCGATCCGGACACCTTCGCGATTCTCCCATGGCGCCAGAAGGAGGAAAGCGCCGCCGCCCGGATGATCTGTGACGTCTACGACACCTCCACGGGCGAGCCCTTCGAGGGTGACCCGCGCCGCGTCCTCAAGAACGCGCTGGATCGGGCCAACGAGATGGGCTATACGGTCAACGCCGCCCCCGAACCGGAGTTCTTCCTCTTCGAAGAGGACGAGGAGGGGCGAGCGACGACCAAGACCAACGACGCCGGCGGCTACTTCGACCTCGCACCGAAAGACCTCGCCAGCGACGTTCGCCGCGACATCATCTACGGCCTCGAGAGCATGGGCTTCGAGGTCGAGGCGAGCCACCACGAGGTCGCCGAGGGCCAACACGAGATCAACTTCACCTACGACGACGCCCTGACGACGGCCGACAACGTCGGTACCTTCCGCACCGTCGTCCGCGCGATCGCCGCCCAGCACGACCTGCACGCGACGTTCATGCCCAAACCGATCCCGCGCATCAACGGCTCGGGCATGCACACGCACCTCTCCCTGTTCACCGAGGACGGCGAGAACGCGTTCCACGACGAGGACGACGAGTTCAACCTGAGCGAGGAGGCCCACGCCTTCACCGCCGGTATCCTCGAGCACGCGCCGGCGATCACGGCGATCGCGAACCCGACGGTCAACAGCTACAAACGGCTCGTGCCCGGCTACGAAGCGCCGGTCTACGTCGCCTGGTCGGACCGCAACCGCTCGGCGCTGATCCGCAAGCCGGCGGCACGCACGCCCGCGGCCTCGCGCGTCGAACTGCGCTCGCCGGACCCGTCCTGTAACCCCTACCTCGCACTCGCCGTCATGATCCACGCCGGTCTCGACGGGATCGAACAGGACCTCGAGTGTCCGGATCCGGTTCGGGAGAACATCTACGAGTTCGACGAGGCAAAGCGCGACGAGTACGGCATCGACACCCTGCCGTCGAACCTCGGCGCAGCCGTCGACGCGCTCGAGGAGGACGACGCGATCTACAACGCACTCGGCGACCACGTCAGCTCCAAGTTCGTCGAGGCCAAACGCCAGGAGTTCGAGGACTACCTCGTCGACGTCTCCGACTGGGAACTCGACCGCTACCTCGAGACGTTCTGA